The following are encoded in a window of Plectropomus leopardus isolate mb chromosome 23, YSFRI_Pleo_2.0, whole genome shotgun sequence genomic DNA:
- the LOC121962127 gene encoding endophilin-A1-like — protein sequence MEKKVDITSRAVLDIMTKTTEYLQPNPASRAKLSMINTMSKIRGQDKGPGYPQAESVLGDAMLKFGRELGEESSFGLALIDASEAMKELGEVKDALDMEVKQNFIDPLQNLHDKDLKEIQHHLKKMEGRRLDFDYKKKRQGKVQDDEIKQALEKFDESKEIAEQSMFNLLESDIEQVSQLAALVQAQLEYHSRSAEILQQLSSKMEDRIKEVSTKPRKEYAPKPRMALELLPPSESHNGGIHSAKSPGRSPAPMDQPCCRALYDFEPENEGELGFKEGDVITLTNQIDDNWYEGMINGQSGFFPINYVDILVPLPH from the exons ATGGAAAAG AAGGTGGACATCACCAGCAGAGCAGTGTTGGACATCATGACCAAAACCACAGAGTACCTACAGCCTAATCCAG CATCCAGAGCCAAGCTGAGTATGATCAACACCATGTCAAAGATCCGCGGCCAGGACAAAGGACCCGGGTACCCGCAGGCTGAGAGCGTCCTGGGAGACGCCATGTTGAAGTTTGGACGGGAGTTAGGGGAGGAGTCCAGCTTCG GTTTGGCGCTGATCGATGCCAGCGAGGCGATGAAGGAGCTCGGGGAGGTGAAGGACGCCTTGGACATGGAGGTCAAACAGAACTTCATCGACCCGCTGCAGAACCTCCACGACAAAGACCTCAAAGAGATACAG CACCATCTGAAGAAGATGGAGGGACGCCGCCTGGACTTCGACTACAAGAAGAAGCGTCAGGGGAAAGTCCAGGACGATGAAATCAAACAGGCGTTGGAGAAGTTCGACGAGAGCAAAGAGATCGCAGAGCAGAGCATGTTCAACCTGCTGGAGAGCGAT ataGAGCAGGTGAGCCAGCTGGCAGCGTTGGTTCAGGCTCAGTTGGAGTACCACAGCCGCTCTGCCGAAATCCTCCAGCAGCTCTCCAGTAAGATGGAGGACAG GATAAAAGAGGTGTCCACTAAGCCGCGGAAGGAGTACGCTCCGAAACCCCGAATGGCCCTGGAGCTGCTGCCGCCCAGCGAGAGCCACAACGGGGGGATACACTCGGCCAAATCGCCCGGAAGATCACCAG CCCCCATGGACCAGCCCTGTTGCCGAGCGCTCTACGACTTCGAACCAGAGAACGAAGGCGAGCTGGGCTTCAAAGAAGGCGACGTCATCACCTTAACCAATCAGATCGATGACAACTGGTACGAGGGCATGATCAACGGCCAGTCGGGCTTCTTCCCCATCAACTACGTGGATATCCTGGTGCCGCTCCCTCATTAG
- the LOC121962484 gene encoding kinesin-like protein KIF1C, protein LLQEVKLQNNMKDEEIKALRDRMIKMESIIPVQDDDVNGREEGVSPKRGDDGAGDNGAADDTQQPEVRVQRLMEEDPAFRRGRLRWLKQEQQRILNLQQQNIAKKLRGQNQGQNSPVVPVHLPGTGRFIPPQECKLKFPFKSNPAHRLSWGPASAALQALGLGEGGGEEGEQQQEEVGGGGGCEGKASPSPPPPQGLLPIPFQAPPPRMRTPSPHRAWQQRNQGNQGNQGGFYHQHHGNNNNHQRRYRRNSLDSSPHRNYDNDQRHGGGGGHQGRPRQRRGVSPGPGGERGGGRGGGGGGGRDREGGFHYNQHHQFHHHPYYNPHNAPFQPGPHPNYHSLPRSGVPPPPADMLLGAGPPPGGWGFTTPPRMRRQFSAPDLKNNKETPI, encoded by the exons CTCCTGCAGGAGGTGAAGCTGCAGAACAACATGAAGGACGAGGAGATCAAAGCTCTGAGAGACAGGATGATCAAGATGGAGAGCATCATACCTGTTCAG GATGACGATGTGAATGGCAGAGAAGAAGGAGTGTCGCCTAAGAGGGGCGACGATGGGGCCGGCGACAACGGGGCCGCTGATGACACCCAGCAGCCGGAGGTCAGAGTCCAGCGGTTGATGGAAGAGGACCCGGCGTTCAGGCGAGGGCGCCTCCGCTGGCTGAAACAGGAGCAGCAGCGAATCCtgaacctgcagcagcagaacatcGCCAAGAAGCTGCGAGGACAGAACCAGG GTCAGAACTCACCTGTGGTTCCTGTGCACCTCCCCGGGACCGGCCGCTTCATCCCCCCGCAGGAGTGCAAGCTCAAGTTCCCCTTTAAGAGTAACCCCGCCCACCGGTTGTCATGGGGACCAGCCAGCGCGGCCCTGCAGGCTCTGGGTctgggggagggagggggagaggagggggaacagcagcaggaggaggtgggagggggaggaggatgtGAGGGCAAAGCttctccatcacctcctccGCCTCAGGGCCTTTTGCCCATCCCTTTCCAGGCTCCGCCCCCTCGCATGCGCACCCCCAGCCCCCATCGTGCCTGGCAGCAGCGCAATCAGGGTAACCAGGGTAACCAGGGCGGCTTCTATCACCAGcaccatggcaacaacaacaaccaccaaCGCCGCTATCGCCGCAACTCCCTAGACAGTTCTCCCCACCGCAACTACGACAACGACCAGCGACATGGTGGTGGCGGCGGTCACCAGGGGCGACCGAGACAGAGAAGAGGGGTGTCACCCGGgccaggaggagagagaggaggcgggagaggaggaggaggaggaggggggagggacaGAGAAGGAGGCTTCCATTATAATCAGCACCATCAGTTTCATCACCATCCCTACTACAATCCCCATAATGCACCATTCCAACCAGGACCTCACCCCAACTACCACAGCCTGCCGCGTTCCGGCGTCCCGCCCCCGCCCGCTGACATGCTGCTGGGGGCGGGGCCACCGCCAGGCGGGTGGGGCTTCACCACGCCGCCCAGGATGAGGCGGCAGTTCAGCGCACCggacctcaaaaacaacaaggagACCCCcatctga
- the LOC121962119 gene encoding acidic leucine-rich nuclear phosphoprotein 32 family member B-like — MEMRKRVGLELRHRSPTEVQELVLDNCRSCEGKIVGITEEFSNLELLSLINVGLTSVADIPKLDKLKKLELSDNRISGGLEVLAERLVNLTHLNLSGNKFKDISTLEPLKKLPQLKSLDLFNCEVTNLADYRESIFKLLPQLTYLDGYDIDDCEASDSDGEGDGVDDDDEEVLEGESEDFEEEEEEDEEDVVAEDDDDDEDSGDDEDGEVNGDVDSEDDDEDEEDDEDDDEDSSPAKGEKRKRDPEDEDDEDDD; from the exons ATGGAGATGCGGAAGCGGGTCGGGTTAGAGCTGCGGCACCGGTCGCCGACGGAG GTCCAGGAGCTGGTCCTGGATAACTGTCGCTCTTGTGAAGGAAAGATCGTAGGAATCACAGAAGAGTTCTCGAATCTGGAGCTTCTCAGCCTCATCAATGTCGGCCTGACCAGCGTCGCAGACATCCCCAAACTGGACAAACTCAAAAAG ttgGAGTTGAGTGACAACAGGATATCAGGCGGTCTGGAGGTGCTGGCAGAGCGGCTGGTGAACCTAACGCACCTCAACCTCAGCGGGAACAAGTTCAAAGACATCAGCACCCTGGAGCCTCTG AAAAAGTTGCCCCAGCTGAAGAGTCTCGACCTGTTTAACTGCGAGGTGACCAACCTGGCCGACTACAGGGAGTCCATCTTTAAGCTCCTCCCCCAGCTCACCTACCTGGACGGCTACGACATCGACGACTGCGAGGCGTCCGACTCTGACGGAGAGGGCGACGGCGTCGATGACGACGACGAGGAGGTTTTGG AGGGGGAGTCGGAGGACtttgaggaggaggaagaggaagacgaggaggacGTCGTGGCTGaagatgatgacgatgatgaggACAGCGGTGACGACGAG GACGGAGAGGTGAACGGAGACGTGGACAGCGAGGACGAtgacgaggacgaggaggacgatGAGGACGATG ACGAGGACTCGTCTCCGGCcaaaggagagaagaggaagagggaccCTGAAGACGAGGACGATGAAGACGATGATTAA